From one Rhodamnia argentea isolate NSW1041297 chromosome 1, ASM2092103v1, whole genome shotgun sequence genomic stretch:
- the LOC115754650 gene encoding dihydroxy-acid dehydratase, chloroplastic — protein MQASLASPRATPLRRISLPPHHPRHLPIPFTLKASSSSSSPPPTQPPLPAQTKLNKYSSRITEPKSQGGSQAVLHGVGLSDDDLSKPQVGISSVWYEGNTCNMHLLRLSEAVKEGVREAGMVGFRFNTVGVSDAISMGTRGMCFSLQSRDLIADSIETVMSAQWYDGNISIPGCDKNMPGTIMAMGRLNRPSIMVYGGTIKPGHFQGHTYDIISAFQCYGEYVGGSISDEERKNIVLNSCPGAGACGGMYTANTMASAIEAMGMSLPGSSSTPAEDPMKLVECRLAGQHLLELLKMDLKPRDIITQKSLRNAMVVVMALGGSTNAVLHLIAIARSVGLKLTLNDFQKVSDEVPFLADLKPSGKYVMEDVHKIGGTPAVIRYLLELGFLDGNCITVSGKTLAENAKAAPSLAEGQDIIRPLHNPIKKTGHIQILYGNLAPDGSVAKITGKEGLYFSGPALVFEGEESMLAAISENPMGFKGKVVVIRGEGPKGGPGMPEMLTPTSAIMGAGLGKEVALLTDGRFSGGSHGFVVGHVCPEAQEGGPIGLIENGDVITIDVEKRRIDVQLSNEEMEERRKKWNPPPPKAVQGVLYKYIKCVQSASDGCVTDE, from the exons ATGCAAGCCTCCCTCGCCTCCCCACGCGCCACCCCTCTCCGCCgcatctccctccctccccaccACCCACGACACCTCCCGATACCCTTCACTCTCaaggcctcctcctcctcctcct CCCCACCGCCAACACAGCCCCCATTGCCCGCCCAGACCAAGCTCAACAAGTACAGCTCTCGCATCACCGAGCCCAAATCCCAGGGCGGCTCCCAGGCAGTCCTCCACGGCGTCGGCCTCTCCGACGACGACCTCTCGAAGCCCCAGGTCGGGATTTCCTCCGTCTGGTATGAGGGCAACACCTGCAACATGCACCTGCTCCGACTCTCCGAGGCCGTGAAGGAGGGCGTGAGGGAGGCTGGCATGGTGGGGTTCCGGTTCAACACGGTCGGCGTCAGCGACGCCATCTCGATGGGGACGAGGGGGATGTGCTTCAGCCTCCAGTCGAGGGACTTGATTGCAGATAGCATCGAGACCGTCATGTCTGCTCAGTGGTATGATGGGAACATCTCCATTCCCGGTTGCGATAAGAAT ATGCCTGGCACAATCATGGCAATGGGACGCCTCAACCGACCAAGCATCATGGTTTATGGTGGAACCATCAAG CCAGGTCATTTTCAAGGCCATACATATGATATAATATCTGCCTTTCAG tgTTATGGGGAATATGTAGGTGGATCAATCAGTGATgaggaaaggaaaaacataGTCCTTAATTCGTGTCCTGGTGCAGGGGCATGTGGTGGTATGTACACTGCTAATACTATGGCCTCTGCCATTGAAGCCATGGGAATGTCTCTTCCTGGAAG CTCTTCGACACCTGCTGAAGACCCAATGAAATTAGTTGAGTGCCGGTTAGCTGGGCAGCATCTCCTGGAACTGTTAAAGATGGATTTAAAGCCACGGGACATTATCACCCAGAAATCACTGCGTAATGCGATGGTCGTCGTGATGGCACTTGGTGGGTCCACCAATGCTGTGTTACACTTAATTGCTATTGCAAG GTCTGTGGGGTTAAAGTTAACTCTTAATGATTTTCAGAAGGTTAGCGATGAGGTTCCGTTTCTTGCCGATCTTAAGCCCAGTGGCAAGTATGTCATGGAGGATGTGCATAAG ATTGGAGGAACACCTGCAGTTATCCGCTACCTCTTGGAGCTTGGATTTTTGGATGGCAATTGTATAACTG TTTCTGGGAAGACGCTTGCTGAAAATGCAAAGGCTGCTCCTTCATTGGCTGAAGGACAG GATATAATAAGGCCCCTCCACAACCCGATCAAGAAAACTGGACATATTCAAATATTATACGGAAATCTTGCTCCTGATGGTTCTGTGGCTAAAATAACTGGGAAAGAGGGGCTGTACTTTTCAG GTCCTGCACTTGtttttgaaggtgaagaatCTATGCTTGCAGCTATCTCAGAGAATCCTATGGGTTTCAAG GGAAAAGTGGTAGTTATCAGAGGAGAGGGGCCTAAAGGTGGACCGGGCATGCCTGAAATGTTGACACCAACAAGTGCAATAATGGGAGCAGGTCTTGGAAAG GAAGTTGCATTATTAACTGATGGTAGGTTCTCAGGTGGCTCACATGGTTTTGTTGTTGGCCATGTATGTCCTGAAGCACAG GAGGGTGGTCCTATTGGCCTCATTGAGAATGGAGATGTCATCACTATCGATGTTGAGAAAAGGAGGATTGATGTCCAACTATCAAATGAGGAGATGGAGGAGCGAAGGAAGAAGTGGAACCCCCCTCCACCTAAGGCGGTACAAGGAGTTCTCTACAAG TACATAAAGTGCGTGCAGTCGGCTTCCGATGGATGCGTCACAGATGAATAA